A single window of Pseudomonadota bacterium DNA harbors:
- a CDS encoding glycosyltransferase — MPNPVPERDARAAEQRRRFFDAVAGDHAAPGPMKRYYSERLHKAIRFNVRPGSSVIDVGCGTGDLLALLEPSRGVGVDFSEEMIAIARGRHPELTFVVADAAGLALEERFDFVVLSNVTGDLVDVQRVLASVHRLCHERTRIIVTDFNYLWGPLVRFAEALGLKPRQRQQNWLQLDDLENLLMLSGFESIKSGRDLLFPAPVPVLADLVNDWIGNLPLVARLAANELIVARIAPEGAPRDRRVSVIVACKDERGNIEELVRTVPRMGLGTELIFVDGRSADGTVAEIERCIAARRELNPDLDDVRVLVQPGKGKGDAVRAGFDAARGDVLMILDADITVRSEDLPKFYRALVEGKGELINGSRLVYPMEDQAMRFLNLLGNHFFGRLFSWLLDQRLTDTLCGTKVLYKSDYARIQAGRSFFGDFDPFGDFDLLFGAAKQNLKIREVPIRYRSREYGEIKIDRFRHGLLLLQMSALAFKRFKLHRGTEG, encoded by the coding sequence ATGCCGAATCCCGTTCCGGAGCGCGACGCCCGGGCTGCGGAGCAGCGGCGCCGCTTCTTCGACGCGGTCGCCGGGGACCACGCGGCGCCCGGCCCTATGAAGCGCTACTACAGCGAGCGGTTGCACAAGGCGATCCGCTTCAACGTGCGGCCCGGATCGTCCGTGATCGACGTCGGCTGCGGAACCGGGGACCTCCTCGCGTTGCTCGAGCCGTCGCGGGGCGTCGGCGTGGACTTCAGCGAGGAGATGATCGCGATCGCCCGCGGGCGGCACCCAGAGCTGACCTTCGTCGTCGCGGACGCGGCCGGGCTCGCCCTCGAGGAGCGGTTCGACTTCGTCGTGCTGTCCAACGTGACCGGGGATCTCGTCGACGTCCAGCGCGTCCTCGCGTCCGTGCACCGGCTGTGCCACGAGCGGACCCGGATCATCGTCACGGACTTCAACTACCTCTGGGGCCCGCTCGTGCGGTTCGCGGAGGCGCTCGGCCTGAAGCCGAGGCAGCGCCAGCAGAACTGGCTCCAGCTCGACGATCTCGAGAACCTGCTGATGCTCTCCGGCTTCGAGTCCATCAAGAGCGGGCGCGACCTCCTGTTCCCGGCGCCGGTCCCGGTGCTCGCGGATCTCGTCAACGACTGGATCGGCAACCTCCCCCTCGTCGCGCGGCTCGCGGCGAACGAGCTGATCGTCGCCCGGATCGCCCCCGAGGGCGCGCCGCGGGATCGCCGCGTCTCCGTGATCGTCGCCTGCAAGGACGAGCGCGGCAACATCGAGGAGCTCGTGCGGACGGTCCCGCGCATGGGGCTCGGCACGGAGCTGATCTTCGTGGACGGCCGCTCCGCCGACGGCACGGTCGCGGAGATAGAAAGGTGCATCGCCGCGCGCCGCGAGCTGAACCCCGATCTCGACGACGTCCGCGTCCTCGTGCAGCCGGGCAAGGGCAAGGGCGACGCCGTCCGCGCCGGCTTCGACGCCGCGCGCGGGGACGTGCTCATGATCCTGGACGCGGACATCACGGTCCGCTCCGAGGATCTGCCGAAGTTCTACCGCGCGCTCGTCGAGGGGAAGGGCGAGCTCATCAACGGCTCGAGGCTCGTGTACCCGATGGAGGATCAGGCGATGCGCTTCCTGAACCTCCTCGGCAACCACTTCTTCGGAAGGCTGTTCTCGTGGCTGCTCGACCAGCGGCTGACCGACACCCTCTGCGGCACGAAGGTGCTGTACAAGAGCGACTACGCGCGGATCCAGGCCGGGCGCTCGTTCTTCGGCGACTTCGACCCGTTCGGCGACTTCGATCTCCTCTTCGGCGCCGCGAAGCAGAACCTGAAGATCCGCGAGGTCCCGATCCGGTACCGCAGCCGCGAGTACGGCGAGATCAAGATCGACCGCTTCCGCCACGGCCTGCTCCTCCTGCAGATGTCGGCGCTCGCGTTCAAGCGGTTCAAGCTGCACCGCGGGACCGAGGGCTGA
- a CDS encoding acyl-CoA dehydratase activase-related protein has product MARNPKIDDRPRYLGIDIGAETVKVAELTREADGSLIWTRRASAEHFKDPVGTLGRLITDMRPDTAAGAAITGRMSRSARLTRIPGKQAQIAAYQLLFDDGPATVVSIGSHGFSVLELRSTHAEVFRENTRCSQGTGNFLRQLVERFDMTIEAASDLCNDVEDPAPLSGRCPVILKTDMTHLANKGEPAARILAGLFDAVCENVEVLIKPRVSPKRLTLIGGVARSARIRDHFARFAARHGMEIVPPAGDDGLYFEAVGAAAIAAGNAAPMLRSDDWFGPPESDELDVLPPLSRYLDRVKRLEAPKIAAGTGPVVLGFDIGSTGSKIVALDVATREPVWESYLNTNGAPVKAAQALMERFTQSAVAARKVVAVGATGSGREIVGSLMTTCYGAGSVFVLNEIAAHAEGALHYDPRVDTIFEIGGQDAKYARLAGGRVIDAAMNEACSAGTGSFIEEQGKKFAGIRDVVHLAEEALAAGHGVFLGQHCSVFMAEIIDEAVASHVPQRSIVAGIYDSIIQNYLNRVKGSRSVGEVVFCQGMPFSSDALAAAVVRQTGAEVIVPPNPGTIGALGITLLALKELDVAAAAPLEPQRFLDAKVVKKDVFVCRSTQGCGGAGNRCRIDRITTVVDGKEQRFTWGGGCSMYDKGTHKRKLPDRTPDPFRERDELIQAIRGRLSTPRGRKTIAITDEFALKTLFPYFATFFHESGFDPVFFFGADQTMLKRGIEDANVPFCAPMQQYHGLVSAMAEAGTDLIFLPMLRGIQRIQREPWARLCPIVQGSADILKWDLGQIRARIVSPVINIGKDNFRSKLFVDSMAALAADLDVPEGVWRKAHEAATRAQEEFDASCLALGGRALEFATKNDIVPVIVLGRTYTIHNTVLNSNVPALLREQGAIPIPVDCYPVGDDIPLFPGAYWGYGHRNLRAAHQIRRTPGVYSLFASNYSCGPDSFSIHFFGYVMEGKPFAIIETDGHSGDAGTKTRVEAYLYCVHEDRKRGEAERAPGKDLLALQTASDGVKEIQRRDAIVLIPRMGPGAEALAGVLRGLGINAEALPMPDQEALDFGRRHTSGKECFPMVITLGSLIKRVTREPDPSQKFSFFMPTANGPCRFGSYATLDRIVIERLGWKDRVTLWAPIDEDYFESVPDGAAALVYAALTAADVLLAGLYYARPVERQPGAAQAVWRYYMDELVALGERRAKGNLSSGAVIAEAMSGQLFGVVDLLRRASRAFTGVIENRDLPEVLVVGEIYVRCDAYSNNFVIDKLEARGIRCRFAPFNEWIEYTDFQDTIKTKIPEYVKAFLQASIQHQLYMAGAMIFGWPRRTTVQDSLLAARPYIREQLSGEAVLTVGGSLHEWREGHIDGVVSVGPLECMPNKISEAHFFHAAEREGLHTLTLYLNGDPVDPEILDNFVYEMRAQFRRRKAGQGLPPPPTRPRPPIWRPQSRINPRDD; this is encoded by the coding sequence GTGGCGCGAAACCCGAAAATCGACGATCGACCCCGCTACCTGGGCATCGACATCGGCGCCGAAACGGTCAAGGTCGCCGAGCTGACGCGCGAGGCCGACGGTTCCCTGATCTGGACGCGGCGCGCATCGGCGGAGCACTTCAAGGATCCGGTCGGGACGCTCGGCCGGCTGATCACCGACATGCGGCCCGACACGGCGGCCGGCGCGGCGATCACCGGGAGGATGAGCCGCAGCGCCCGCCTCACGCGGATCCCGGGGAAGCAGGCGCAGATCGCGGCCTACCAGCTCCTCTTCGACGACGGGCCGGCGACGGTCGTGTCAATAGGCAGCCACGGCTTCTCCGTCCTGGAGCTCCGCTCGACGCACGCGGAGGTGTTCCGCGAGAACACGCGCTGCTCCCAGGGCACGGGCAACTTCCTCAGGCAGCTCGTCGAGCGGTTCGACATGACCATCGAGGCGGCGAGCGACCTGTGCAACGACGTGGAAGATCCCGCGCCGCTGTCCGGCCGCTGCCCGGTGATCCTGAAAACCGACATGACGCACCTCGCCAACAAGGGCGAGCCGGCCGCCCGGATCCTGGCCGGGCTGTTCGACGCCGTGTGCGAGAACGTCGAGGTGCTCATCAAGCCGCGCGTGAGCCCGAAGCGGCTGACGCTCATCGGCGGCGTCGCCCGCTCGGCGCGCATCCGCGATCACTTCGCGCGGTTCGCGGCGAGGCACGGGATGGAGATCGTCCCGCCGGCAGGGGACGACGGGCTGTACTTCGAGGCCGTGGGCGCCGCGGCGATCGCCGCCGGGAACGCCGCGCCGATGCTCCGCTCCGACGACTGGTTCGGCCCGCCCGAGTCCGACGAGCTCGACGTGCTGCCGCCGCTCTCGCGCTACCTCGACAGGGTCAAGCGGCTCGAGGCCCCGAAGATCGCGGCCGGCACCGGCCCCGTGGTGCTCGGCTTCGACATCGGCTCGACCGGCTCGAAGATCGTCGCCCTCGACGTCGCGACCCGCGAGCCCGTGTGGGAGTCGTACCTGAACACGAACGGCGCGCCGGTGAAGGCGGCGCAGGCGCTGATGGAGCGGTTCACGCAGAGCGCCGTCGCCGCGCGGAAGGTGGTCGCGGTCGGCGCCACCGGCAGCGGCCGCGAGATCGTGGGCTCGCTCATGACGACCTGCTACGGCGCGGGCTCGGTGTTCGTGCTGAACGAGATCGCGGCGCACGCGGAGGGGGCGCTCCACTACGATCCGCGGGTCGACACGATCTTCGAGATCGGCGGCCAGGACGCGAAGTACGCCCGCCTGGCGGGCGGCCGGGTCATCGACGCGGCGATGAACGAGGCGTGCAGCGCCGGGACCGGATCGTTCATCGAGGAGCAGGGCAAGAAGTTCGCCGGGATCCGGGACGTGGTCCACCTCGCCGAGGAGGCGCTCGCCGCCGGCCACGGCGTGTTTCTCGGACAGCACTGCAGCGTCTTCATGGCCGAGATCATCGACGAGGCGGTCGCCTCGCACGTCCCCCAGCGGAGCATCGTCGCGGGCATCTACGACTCGATCATCCAGAACTACCTGAACCGCGTGAAGGGCAGCCGGTCGGTCGGGGAGGTCGTGTTCTGCCAGGGCATGCCGTTCTCGTCGGACGCGCTCGCGGCGGCCGTGGTGCGGCAGACCGGCGCGGAGGTCATCGTCCCGCCGAACCCGGGCACGATCGGCGCGCTCGGCATCACCCTGCTCGCCCTCAAGGAGCTCGACGTCGCCGCCGCGGCGCCGCTCGAGCCGCAGCGCTTCCTCGACGCGAAGGTCGTAAAGAAGGACGTCTTCGTCTGCCGCTCGACACAGGGCTGCGGCGGCGCCGGCAACCGTTGCCGCATCGACCGCATCACCACGGTCGTGGACGGGAAGGAGCAGCGGTTCACCTGGGGCGGCGGCTGCTCGATGTACGACAAGGGAACGCACAAGCGGAAGCTCCCGGACCGCACGCCGGATCCGTTCCGCGAGCGGGACGAGCTCATCCAGGCGATCCGCGGCCGCCTCTCGACCCCGCGGGGCCGCAAGACGATCGCGATCACCGACGAGTTCGCGCTGAAGACGCTGTTCCCCTACTTCGCGACGTTCTTCCACGAGTCGGGCTTCGACCCGGTGTTCTTCTTCGGCGCGGACCAGACGATGCTAAAGCGCGGCATCGAGGACGCCAACGTCCCGTTCTGCGCGCCGATGCAGCAGTACCACGGCCTCGTGAGCGCCATGGCCGAGGCCGGGACCGATCTCATCTTCCTGCCCATGCTGCGCGGCATCCAGCGGATTCAGCGGGAGCCGTGGGCGCGCCTGTGCCCGATCGTCCAGGGGAGCGCCGACATCCTGAAGTGGGACCTCGGCCAGATCCGCGCGCGGATCGTCTCGCCCGTGATCAACATCGGGAAGGACAACTTCCGATCCAAGCTCTTCGTCGACTCGATGGCCGCCCTCGCCGCCGATCTCGACGTCCCGGAAGGGGTCTGGCGCAAGGCGCACGAGGCCGCGACGCGGGCGCAGGAGGAGTTCGACGCGAGCTGCCTCGCGCTCGGCGGGCGCGCGCTCGAGTTCGCGACGAAGAACGACATCGTGCCGGTGATCGTGCTCGGGCGGACGTACACGATCCACAACACGGTGCTCAACTCGAACGTCCCGGCGCTGCTCCGGGAGCAGGGCGCGATCCCGATCCCCGTCGACTGCTACCCCGTCGGCGACGACATCCCCCTCTTCCCGGGCGCGTACTGGGGCTACGGCCACCGCAACCTGCGCGCCGCGCACCAGATCCGGCGCACGCCGGGCGTCTACAGCCTGTTCGCGAGCAACTACTCGTGCGGCCCGGACAGCTTCAGCATCCACTTCTTCGGCTACGTCATGGAGGGCAAGCCGTTCGCGATCATCGAGACCGACGGCCACTCCGGCGACGCCGGCACGAAGACGCGCGTCGAGGCGTACCTGTACTGCGTGCACGAGGACCGGAAGCGCGGCGAGGCCGAGCGCGCACCCGGCAAGGATCTTTTGGCGCTCCAGACCGCGAGCGACGGCGTCAAGGAGATCCAGCGCCGCGACGCGATCGTGCTCATCCCCCGGATGGGGCCGGGCGCCGAGGCGCTCGCGGGGGTGCTGCGCGGCCTCGGGATCAACGCCGAGGCGCTGCCCATGCCCGATCAGGAGGCGCTCGACTTCGGCCGACGCCACACGTCGGGCAAGGAGTGCTTCCCGATGGTGATCACCCTCGGGAGCCTCATCAAGCGGGTGACCCGCGAGCCCGACCCCTCGCAGAAGTTCTCCTTCTTCATGCCGACCGCGAACGGCCCGTGCCGGTTCGGCTCGTACGCCACGCTCGACAGGATCGTGATCGAGCGGCTCGGCTGGAAGGATCGCGTCACCCTGTGGGCGCCCATCGACGAGGACTACTTCGAGTCGGTCCCGGACGGCGCCGCGGCGCTCGTCTACGCCGCGCTCACGGCGGCGGACGTCCTGCTCGCCGGTCTGTACTACGCCCGCCCGGTCGAGCGGCAGCCCGGCGCGGCGCAGGCGGTGTGGCGCTACTACATGGACGAGCTCGTCGCCCTGGGCGAGCGGCGCGCCAAGGGGAACCTCTCGTCCGGCGCGGTGATCGCCGAGGCGATGTCCGGCCAGCTCTTCGGCGTCGTCGATCTCCTGCGGCGCGCGTCGCGGGCGTTCACGGGCGTCATCGAGAACCGCGATCTGCCGGAGGTGCTCGTCGTCGGCGAGATCTACGTCCGCTGCGACGCCTACTCGAACAACTTCGTGATCGACAAGCTCGAGGCGCGGGGGATCCGGTGCCGGTTCGCGCCGTTCAACGAGTGGATCGAGTACACGGACTTCCAGGACACCATCAAGACCAAGATCCCGGAGTACGTGAAGGCGTTCCTCCAGGCGTCGATCCAGCACCAGCTGTACATGGCGGGCGCGATGATCTTCGGCTGGCCGAGGCGGACGACCGTGCAGGACTCGCTGCTCGCGGCGCGGCCGTACATCCGGGAACAGCTGTCGGGCGAGGCGGTGCTGACGGTCGGCGGCTCGCTCCACGAGTGGCGCGAGGGGCACATCGACGGCGTCGTCTCGGTGGGTCCGCTCGAGTGCATGCCGAACAAGATCTCGGAGGCCCACTTCTTCCACGCGGCCGAGCGCGAGGGGCTGCACACGCTCACGCTCTACCTGAACGGCGATCCGGTCGACCCCGAGATCCTGGACAACTTCGTGTACGAGATGCGCGCCCAGTTCCGGCGGCGCAAGGCCGGGCAAGGCCTGCCGCCCCCGCCGACGCGCCCGCGGCCGCCGATCTGGAGGCCGCAGAGCCGCATCAACCCGCGCGACGACTGA
- a CDS encoding MBL fold metallo-hydrolase, with protein sequence MPRQSQKVADRVWLVGGGDLSGPGDCLCYALDLGELVLIDCGVGPGWDRICENLHAAGPEPTSIAHLLLTHCHIDHAGAAAAVAADTGCAVIAHALDAPALEKGDRRRSAASWYGTSLAPVAVTRTVRGSGETMELPLGALHLVHAPGHTPGSLVAWIDLDEPRGRTRLLFGQDVHGPLHNDFGSNHEDWQRSLRALLTLEADVLCEGHYGVIRGRNEVRRFIEQFVED encoded by the coding sequence ATGCCGAGACAATCGCAGAAGGTCGCGGATCGCGTCTGGCTCGTGGGCGGGGGTGACCTGTCCGGGCCGGGGGATTGCCTCTGCTACGCGCTCGACCTGGGAGAGCTCGTGCTCATCGATTGCGGCGTGGGGCCGGGCTGGGATCGGATCTGCGAGAACCTGCACGCCGCGGGGCCCGAGCCGACCTCCATCGCGCACCTCCTCCTGACGCACTGCCACATCGATCACGCGGGAGCGGCGGCCGCCGTGGCCGCGGACACGGGTTGCGCGGTGATCGCCCACGCGCTCGACGCGCCGGCGCTCGAGAAGGGGGACAGGAGGCGCTCCGCCGCGAGCTGGTACGGCACGTCCCTCGCGCCGGTCGCGGTGACCCGGACCGTCCGCGGATCCGGGGAGACGATGGAGCTCCCGCTCGGGGCGCTCCACCTCGTCCACGCGCCCGGACACACGCCGGGATCCCTGGTCGCCTGGATCGACCTCGACGAACCGCGCGGGAGGACGCGCCTCCTGTTCGGTCAGGACGTGCACGGTCCGCTGCACAACGACTTCGGATCGAACCACGAAGACTGGCAGCGCAGCCTGCGCGCCCTCCTGACTCTCGAGGCGGACGTCCTGTGCGAGGGCCACTACGGCGTGATCCGCGGCCGGAACGAGGTGCGGCGGTTCATCGAGCAGTTCGTCGAGGACTGA
- a CDS encoding EamA family transporter yields MSAHAKSILSGLFAIALWSWSFALSRSLAERLGVVTAAAGAFLVAGAIGSIFGVATGWHRPALANLPKRRIALLGGLFAAYQVAVYAALGTAHDREGFLAVTVINYLWPGLTILLAIPILGRKLRAPLIPGLAIAFLGVLLGTFGGRDVSAAALRAGLAQNSLPYGLALFAAACWALYSNLVARWAKGAGSGLVPFYFLAAGAALCPFALLEPAPAAWSAGAIAELAALAIGVMLVGYVAWDFSMRHRESELVPALSYLIPLPSIAVSGAYLGIEVGWTLFAAAALVIAGSVICWRSVAGTRERTP; encoded by the coding sequence ATGAGCGCCCACGCGAAATCCATCCTCTCGGGCCTCTTCGCCATCGCGCTCTGGAGCTGGTCGTTCGCCCTGTCGCGCAGCCTCGCCGAACGGCTCGGCGTCGTGACGGCCGCCGCGGGCGCCTTCCTCGTCGCGGGCGCGATCGGATCGATCTTCGGCGTCGCGACGGGGTGGCACCGCCCCGCCCTGGCAAACCTCCCCAAGCGAAGGATCGCGCTCCTCGGCGGGCTGTTCGCCGCGTACCAGGTGGCGGTCTACGCGGCGCTCGGGACGGCGCACGACCGCGAGGGCTTCCTCGCGGTCACGGTGATCAACTACCTCTGGCCCGGGCTCACGATCCTGCTCGCGATCCCGATCCTCGGCCGGAAGCTCCGCGCGCCCTTGATCCCGGGGCTCGCGATCGCCTTCCTCGGCGTCCTCCTCGGCACGTTCGGCGGGCGCGACGTCTCGGCAGCCGCCCTGCGCGCGGGGCTCGCGCAGAACTCGCTGCCGTACGGTCTCGCGCTGTTCGCCGCCGCCTGCTGGGCGCTCTACTCGAACCTCGTGGCGCGCTGGGCGAAGGGCGCGGGAAGCGGGCTCGTGCCGTTCTACTTCCTCGCCGCGGGCGCCGCGCTCTGCCCGTTCGCGCTCCTCGAGCCGGCGCCGGCGGCGTGGTCGGCCGGGGCGATCGCCGAGCTCGCGGCCCTCGCGATCGGGGTGATGCTCGTCGGCTACGTGGCGTGGGACTTCTCGATGCGCCACAGGGAGTCGGAGCTCGTCCCGGCGCTCAGCTACCTCATCCCGCTGCCGTCGATCGCCGTGAGCGGCGCCTACCTCGGCATCGAGGTGGGCTGGACGCTCTTCGCGGCGGCGGCGCTCGTGATCGCCGGCTCGGTGATCTGCTGGAGATCGGTCGCCGGGACGAGGGAGAGAACCCCCTAG
- a CDS encoding addiction module protein codes for MIDFETIRRMTRQEKLQAIETIWEELAKDDSQIESPPWHEDSLRETEARYAAGEDTASDWDAAKRELRKRFE; via the coding sequence ATGATCGACTTCGAAACCATCCGACGCATGACCAGGCAGGAGAAGCTCCAGGCGATAGAGACCATCTGGGAAGAGCTCGCCAAGGACGACTCGCAGATCGAGTCGCCTCCGTGGCACGAGGACTCGCTGCGGGAGACCGAGGCGCGCTACGCGGCGGGCGAAGACACCGCCAGCGACTGGGACGCGGCGAAACGAGAGTTGCGGAAGCGGTTCGAATGA
- a CDS encoding type II toxin-antitoxin system RelE/ParE family toxin, with translation MRIRILFSAIEDLHRARLFYERQGEGLGEYFFDSVFSDIDSLVLFAGIHATVFGHHRMLCRRFPFAIYYMVDGDVATVRRVLDLRRDPKRLEPSLGTPRRNPGS, from the coding sequence ATGAGGATCCGGATCCTCTTTTCGGCAATCGAGGATCTCCACCGCGCCAGGTTGTTCTACGAGCGTCAAGGCGAGGGCCTCGGTGAGTACTTCTTCGATTCGGTGTTCTCCGACATCGATTCGCTCGTGCTGTTCGCGGGCATCCACGCCACAGTGTTCGGCCACCACCGGATGCTCTGCCGACGCTTTCCGTTCGCGATCTACTACATGGTCGATGGCGACGTCGCGACGGTCCGCCGCGTTCTGGACCTCAGGCGCGATCCGAAGCGACTCGAGCCGTCGCTCGGAACGCCGAGGCGGAACCCGGGAAGCTGA